The segment ATAAAAGAATTGTAAGAATGATTAGAGAGTGGTTAATTGTTAATTGAGGTAGTTACAGttcagaattaaaaatatattgaagacTTTACTCGAACCGTGGTTTTAATAAGTCCCCATCAAATAGGTTCACATCATTGGTGTTTTCGCCCGGGATCGAACCGGAGACCTTCTGCGTGTAAAGCAGACGTGATTTTTGTACCCTCTCTATTTACCCGTCAAATCAAAATAGCTGGACCcacttagaaaaaaattcgtaCCTGTTCTCGATCACAAACTCCACTAGAATCATGATTTCCTGTAAAAGGGATCGCATTccaatttacaaagaaataaaaggtAGAGGTACCCTACAAATCCAAAAGGGGTGCTTTGTAAATGACAAGGGAGTTCAGCTATTCGCATCCCCCAAAATTTTAACTTCCTCAATTCCCTACCGGTTTAATAATGCTCCGAAGTTTTCTGAGATATCCTTTTTAAATTACTCGATTCCCCAAATCCCGCCAATTTCCCTTAACTATACCCACAACctaagaattttagaaaagcAGGCTGAAGAGATCTATAACGACGAAAAGGGGGCACTACAATGTCACATTTAagccgccatattgaattttatccatcaaattgaattttattccgccattttgatttttaatccGCTATTttgaattgtgatttttatattccgccatattggatttgatttattaacgtttttgtaattttgaatattcaatttgacCGTTTTGAACACCGACATATTGATTTCGCGCtgttgaattgattttaaatgttttaatatttaaattattataatttttttgtaacggAAAATCTTGGTCATTTATTAGATTTGTAGCATATGCATAATGCTATTCATTATGCATATAAGCCTAATGTACATGCATTGATTTAAATatcattcaataaattcaaagtgaCTTCAGTCACGTTACAACCTCAGACCAAACAACAGTGTTTTAATACAGAGACACTACATGGCGATCGCGACAGGACTAACCAGAATCCTTCAATGACACTGCTATAAGACATCCAGCTGTCACAATAGCTCTAAGCATTACAATTATATTAATGCTAGGAGTAAGCTGGAAGTTGAGGCACAAATGTGTCAATATGATGAAAAGGAAATCAAGGCAGGAAAGGGATCGTGGAGGCAGCGAAGAGATCACACTCACAGAGAGGTTCAGAAGGATGATGAAGCACAGACAGCAGCAAGCAGCCAAGACAATAGTCGACGATAATATCatataaaagaattgttaGAATTAAGTACAGTAAAAGTAGTTTAGACAGCTTAGAAACACTATCGGGtctaattaaaatgttaagtTATAATAAAAAGGGGAAGATGTTTAATTGTAGTGATTCACAagttaatgaaataaatgtaTTGGTGGAATCGTTGGGTGATGACTCTGCTGAGTCGCCCGCGGTTTCACCAAGTCAGTCCCGTTGAAACAGTCTGTCACTACACTACAAATTGTGGTGTTTTCGCCGCGTAATATAAATACAGaatataggtacataaatAAGTCTGTCACTACACTACATAATtattaaacagaaaaataaGTATATTTACATAAGTTTCCCGCCAATTCCCCACTGTTCCCAATTTCCACACCCGCTCAAAAATTTCCCGGCGCAAGCCACTCCCAAAATTAGCTGATCAAGCAAGCATaaggaaaaaatgtatataaatcaataggaaatcaataaaaatttcagaattcAATCTGAATCGCTGCGGACACATCCGCAGGTGagacaaaaattgttttctattAAAGTAGGGATTTCCTTGGGCGGCCAGAAAGAGCGCCCGAGTTTCCCTGTCATCACCAGTACTATTTGCGGCGCCTTGCGCTACTGAGTAAACTGGCTTTCCTCTCTATGAATTTCTAACAGGTTACAACTCCGTACAATTGGTCCTACCTACAACTCTGTACAGTAATAATGGTACAAATGAATTGATAAATTATGATGTGCAAGATATTTTATATCAATAAATAGCTGACATAGCATCTGGatagaaatttaagaaaatattttcctcattttctcacACGTGCCTATAAATTTTACGAGTATCCGAATTTTTAGGGATCATTGAAAACGATGAATATAATCAATTTGATTTGTATAAATACTGTATCTGAGATAACGAACGGCAATTGTACTTAAACGTCTAAACGAAGTGcagtgtgtaaaaaaatatttgaaatggaACATCCCTCTGCCGACCAGCCAATGAACATCAACCATGAAGCCACCGTTCCATCGGTCATCTATCGTCATTCCGAAAACCTGCAACAGGCATTAGAGGCTGTATACACCTACGAGGGCCTGGGGGTTTCTGCCCTATCAACGGAAGGCAATGcagatgaagatgaagaaacgGAAACTGAGGAGGAGGAAGCTGATGAGAGCTCACTAAATGAGATGGTAGATTCTGAGTCTGGAAGGTCGTGGAGGAGACCCCAAATCCCCTTGACATGAAATTAGTCAAAATGGGGATTGACTTCTCCACACCTACAGTGAACGGGGTGGTACCCCTTCTAGGACTGTTGTCGAATGAAGTAAGTACATTAATTttactaattaatttatagactaataatttattaatttaatttttttttaaatttttttcagattcTAAGAATGATCCGTCAGGAGGCTAGTGACAGGGCGTATATGGTGGCCTCATACATTTTTATGGGAGGAACATCCCTCCAATATGAGGTCACCAAACTGACAAGGTTGTCGTCGATGACAACGGTGGAGATGGCGCGTCAGCTCCACAAAGGATATAGGAGCTCGATTTTCCCGGAAGGCACCCTCTATGTTCAGGCATTTTTAATACCTGACATTCCAATGGAGCAGATCAACCAGGGTGGTTTAGGGGATCCACGTTTAAAACCTTAATTTATTCGTGGAACCCCTTTCATTACAACCGCAAATACATTATTTGGCACGGCGTACATTGACAGAAATCCTCTTTAGTGATTCTGTCGATGTGACCAATGCCAACATTAATGGGTATATTACCCATAAAactagatttaattttataatattatattttctaagggaagaaaatatttaccgAAAAATGCAATGCAGCAATCGgaaactcaataaaaaaaatttaataaaaaaaattttatgtaaaagttattttacataaaattcatctTTTATATTAGATCTTTGAGGCGtcgttgttttcttttcttatttgtcgtcttctttttatttatcttttatattaGCTAATATATTGTCATTGACAAAACCGGTGGATAACATCCTAGCGTGTTTGAAAGGCAATAGTCCTCCAAGAGATTAACCTTCCCCTCAACACTCCTTTAAGGAAAAACGACCTACACAAGGAAATCTCGACCGGCATAGGCCGAGATTTGCGAGATTATTCTCCAACacttgcaatgaaaattttaaagttgtttatttctgaaaaaaaaatcatatatcACAAAAAACTTTAACCCCCGATCAGAAACGATGTGTGATAAAGTAGGAATAGAACATGTGAAAATTATGCATGGGAGTAAATTGCGAAAGTTCCACATGCCTTTAATACAACACTCAAAGCCCATGtttatacattgaaaattgttcGGAACGAACATGcggaaatcaaataaaaataacctATTAACAATTCAgggcaaaataaaaatcagaaGAGAACAAgcatagagaaaataaagtgCCACAGCTGCATTTCAGGTCAGTTGTGGTACCACTTCCCACTTCTTCGAGTGTGGAGCGAAGTATAAtcgtggggggggggggtgttttagaataaaacatgattaaaaatatttaaagtaaaaaaaatatatatatatatgtatatatatatgcCCATCCacatgcaaaataatttggataaataagcagaaatcaaaatttgaagaagtCGCATGTGGATGGGCAGAATGAcgcaaattaaattgttaagaataagcaaaaaaagtgtataaaaggagagaaaattattcaataaaaccATTCCACTCCTATGCTCTCAAATGAGAAgttgttttactaaaaaacAAGTAAGCATAGTGTTGCCAAGTACCTTAAGAAAGTACTTGAGAGGGACAAATTTCTCTGCGAGGCAGCTATCAAGCGCCCAATCACGCTACGGGTGGCTCCTTCCAAAAAGGAGCCTTGTCATTTTGACATACCGGTGGATTTAATCATCCTAGCGTGTCTGATGGGCTAAAGTCCTCCTCAGAGATAAAATTCCCCTCAATCTTTCTTTAAGGGAAAACCGACTTACACAAGAAAATCTCAACCGGATAGGCCGAGGTTTTCTTAGTGTATTTGTTATAGGAATTTATTCCTTAACAGGGGGTACTCGCGCTTCTCTCCCACTCCAGGAAGAGGGCCAAAATTTAGTATATAAGTAAATTCATTCTAGCATAAGACTCACTTTTTTAATGTACCACTCTCGAAAGTTTAAGAATAAACAATTGCCCGCATTGCTGGTGACCTAGCATTAggtaaaaaagtttttttctctttattttcagCGCCAATTTGAAGACACGCACTTTGCTGCGGTGCCAAATTGgccattttcactttcaaaGTATTTCACTTTGAAACAACgataataaatcaaatccaatatggcagaataaaaattcagaattcaaaATAGCGAAAATAGCggcataaaattcaaaatggtggaCAAGAAAACAAGATGGTgggataaaaattcagaattcaaaatggcggacaaaaacaaagatggcgaaataaaaacaatatggcggaatataaaaatcacaattcaaaatggcggattaaaattcaaaatggcggaataaaattcaatttggtggataaaattcaatatggcggctTAAATGTGACATCATACAAAATAGCAGACGAAAACATGacgtaattcaaaatggctggcaaaataaaattttcaagatggcgtccACGACATGACGTCACCACAAATCACTGACCTTCCCCAATATCCACGGCACTCTGACGTCACTCATCACTGACCTTCCCCAACACCGGCACAACACTGACCTGCCTCAAAAACTGGATCTTACTGAACATTTACTACTcagatttaatcaaaatttttaacgatgatttagcaaaattcattaatgattttaaagaaaaattgatttctaaCGTGAGAtcagtttctttttcttgagaaatggtcaattttatgttgaaaaatattctttcaccAACCTGAGATCTTTTTGAGGGTGCCGCGTTGGTCCATGTGCAGCACAATGTGAATTTCCAGAGGATAACCTGTGATGAAGAATCAGCACATTGTCTCATTGAAGGGCGCCTCCTTTTCCTCATCAGTACTACTCTTGATGTTGGACGACAACCTCGCAATCTCATCTTGCACCACATTGGTCGTTATTGTGGGAATTTGTCGTTCATCGCGTGATTCGGTGCTTGAGCTACTCTCCTTGGCCGTCACGACGGACTTCCCGGTGCGACATGTGAGGAATTTCGGACTCTCCTTCGTGGAGTCTTCGGTATCCTCTGAAATGGGCATTGGGGTGGAGAAGGAATGCGCATCCGGATCAATACGATGACTCTTCTCAATGCTAAATTGCTTCCGCAGGAATGCCGCTCCACTCGACACGGCACCCATGAGGAATTGTCCACGACGCGATGGTGATGGTTTGATGTCTTCCCCTTCAGTGGGTGCACTCCCCTCAACGTCGAGAGAATCATTCGCCAGGGAGGCATTGTCGATGTTCACTGAACTCGTGAGGGACGTATTAGTCTCATTGGAGCTCTGCTTAATCACCCTGTACGGCTGTAGGGAGTACTCTGTGTCCGTGCTGGAGTTCTTCTGTAAACTCTCGCTGGACTTCTTAAAGATTCGCGTCTCCATGAGGCTTGTTATGGGATTCAGGAAGTCCGTTCGTGGTACGGCAGTTTGGGGTGAATGTTGACGTGAAAATGTGGCCTGAAGAGAGAAATAGAGAATTATTCTAAactcttttagaaaaaaattaaagaatttaccTGCTGCTCAATTGAGATACTTCTAATTGTTGCTGTTGGAACTGCAGCAGCTTCAGCTGTTCCCCCCTCCCTGTCTACCTCACCTTCGGCACTTGCAATGGGTGGGATACTTCTGATACTCTTGGATGGTGTCACCGGAAGTTCCACAGCAGTTTCCCGGCGCAAAATTCGCCGGTGTGGCTGATCCAGGGACGCCTCGAGGGATTCATCCGTCTCCTCGAGTGATCCACGTGCCGCCAGGAGACGCTCCAGCATCACGTAGTCATTCTCTTCGCACTCCTTGAGATGTTGCTTCTCCAGCAGAGCTGCAAATTCCGGATTTGACAACTCATTGACATTCTTTGGACGCTCAAAGCCAGGAATGGAGGTTGTTGGTGATGCCAGCATGTGGCAAACACTCTCCAGTTCATCCGTTATCGACGTATATTCCGTGTGGATGGCCAACAGGAGATTCCGGCTGTGCTTCACAATGGGTTTTGCAGCTATAAAtgaagaggaattttcttttataatttcaggatttaaatatattgaaaaataatttaaaaaaaaagaagaagtaaataaaagaaaaaggaaatgagATAAAAGCTTTACAACGGAAGGCAATGAAATTCACTAATCAGACAAACTTAAAATTCCTAAGGAAagcaaaagttttattaaatttctttaagttttttttttaagtttcattaagttttttttttaagattctttaagttttcttaagaatttttaggtctttttttagagtttctttaaattttcttaagatacttgaagtttcttttaaatttctttaagttttcttaagcttctttaagttttcttaagattcttcaagttttttttaaaagtttctttaagttttcttaagttttttttaattcttaagttTCTTCAGGTTTTGCTaagtttctttaagtttttaaaaaaaattcttttaaacttcttcatattttcttaaatttttaaaagttttttttaaaaacttttttaaagtttacttAAGAATATCTTGTGTTTCcattagttttcttaaaattcccttaagaaaaaacttacaatttcatagaaataatttaagattcttaagttttcttaaagcaaaatgcaaatttttgatgatttttatgaatttcattgCCCTTAATCttaattaatcttaaatttttcctaagaaattttaagctttttcttaaagaatcttaagaaatcttaagaaaatttaaagactctttagaaaacttaaagaattttaagaaaactcaagtatttctttagaaaatttaagtctgTTTGATTTGCGAATATCACgttgagattttttctattcttcctcatcagaaaattcttcattcccggaaaagcgttggagattttctttttaatacatGAGTGGATATAATGCAAATTggtatgaaatattttattaaaatttaaaataaaaatgaattctcaACAGCAAATGGAGATAAatgagcaaagaaaaaatgcaaaaaaatgaggaaattagcataaaatacagtcataccccgcataatcaagtcgaggttatactcttcttacgcattaaaattaatgggtgagaagagtataacctcgacttgattatgcggggtatgactgtatgttgaaattttaatgttccATTTACTTGGAAAAGAAAGGTACTTACGAGGTTCATTTGATTCCGGTTCAGACTGCGTTAAGCTCAACTGACGCCTCGACATGCCCAAATGGAGACTATTCTGCGAGCACTTGACGTCATAGTTGGAACAGGATTCTGAATTTCTGCGTCCacttgaagaatttctccTTCTTGCAGCTCTTGGTTTACTTCCtgcaagaagagaaaatttgcaattcaaaCGATTCCTCCGCACCACCATGAATATCTTCGCATACTGCAGTGCTTTTGAAGATGGGGAAGAAATCCTCTTCTTTATGGGAAAGTTCTCTTGAGCCACACTTATTTTGTCTTTCTTTCTAAATTCCTTTGcaaaacaaacattttgcAAGAGCAAAAAGATTAAAACTTCCATTTCATTCGTGAAAGGattgtgaatttattcatGCTCTTCCGGAGCTTCATGAAGCTTTTTCTATcaaatttcttaatattttttttaccagaaaaataaatgagaaaaaaaggaaagaaaattgcaaaaatttaattctaatgccatcaattaaattttattttaatggcTTCGTTCAAGCGAATTAAAATTAGCTATGTAGGCTTGATGATTTACTCAGGGGAGCTTTGGGATCTGTGAACAATGTATTTTAGTATGCTGagcattaaaatgattaaaatggATTACTGGCGAGTGGTGCTAATCCAATAATCACCTCGATGCTCATCCCTGCGAACCAAATGGACCAAACAGACCCACAAAACGCTTCTCTAAATTTTATGAGTAAGAATCCACAGAGAGCCTACATTGTGCTTTTAGATTATAAAGCTCTTCtgcattttttgtcattcttttgtttaatttccTGGACAAACATAAGCGGTGTGGTTTCTGCAACACTATTTTATGCCTTTGACCTACTTATTGGACAGCCATACGCGTAGGTCAgtaatattagttttttttccttctatgCCCTACTTTATAGCCggaattgtaatttttctctctcttttattttagaatgaaataaatattttatttaatgatggGTGTAGTAGTAGTGTAGTAAAAGTAGTAAATGCatataaattatgcaaaaaaaatgtgttaaacTTACCATCATAATTTATGTCCACAATGTCCTCAGCTGAGAGTCCTTCGCCAATCAACGTGTGGGCGTCACTCGTCTCAATAGGGGTCAGGGTGTCGTGACTCTCCGTGCTTGTTGTTTCCTGGCGCACCACATTGAGAATTGGTGGCTTCCTTGGGACTTCAATTGTGATGGGTTTGCTAGCCACTGTGCCACCACCTTCGCCAAAAATGTCTGAATCATCGGATTGTGTTGAAACCTTCCGAGCGAGAGTCTaaagaaaaaagggaaattcagataattttaaattaaattaaaagagagaaaattttcttgggCCATGATGGGACACTCACGGCTTCAGTGAGAGTATCTCTCGATCGAGCCACTTCACTCTCCTCCGGGACGGGTCTCACCTCAAAGTGGAGACCATCGTCAAAGATATACGCATCAGGGCGTACTTCTGTGAGGGAACGATTGAACTTCCTCCTTGGATTGAGATTCAACGTGGCGGCTGTTTCATTTTCCGACGTCGTGCGCGTTCGTGAATCCTGCCTGGGTAGTCCCATGGGGAGTGTCTCACTATTGATCGACGTATGCGTGGACATAAAACGATGAATTACCGCGAGGTGGGAAAGAATCTGTTCAGCAGATTCCTCCATTTTCCTCAAACGGAACTCAATACTCTGCACCGTGGCCGTCTGGAGGTTCTCCTTCTGATTGATATCCTCAATCTTCTGACTCATATTCTCCACACGATCCGTCGTGCTCTTTATCCGCTCCTCCGTGGACTGCAGCAGGGCAACATCTTGCTCCCGGAAGTAGCCCTCAATGCATTCCTCCTCGAAGTCATAGAGGCGCTCCATGTCTTCGCGCTCAAGAAAGAGTTTCAGCCCGTTATCACGGGGCCCCTGTAGTCCTGTGAAAGAGAGGTCAATGAGgagaagagaaataatttctttttttttgtaaatggcAACGTACACTTCTCGTACTGCCAACTACCTTTCGCTTTCCGGACGAAGTATTTGAGAAGCGAATATATGTGACAGAAGGCAATTAGGGGTGGCGGTAGGACTGGCTTTAGCTGGTACTCCATCACAACTGTGAATCTCTGAAACATCCACACCTAACCGAGAAGATATATCTGATTAATTTCCAATCAATCATTCGGTTAATTTGGGAGGAAAATGGAATTGTCTCGttagatttttctcttttctttttcaaatgaaagaaattctccGAAAGCTTCGAAAGCTctctaaaattattcttaaatcatatcaaattaatggaaagttcctcacacaaaaataaataagttcaataatttatcacaagaattcattaatttaaatttaggaTACACATTACACGGGCATTTTGTCTGTGGGGAGAATGCAACTgaaatttacataataaaGAGCTATGTTCAAATAGAAGATAATCCTATTTGTCCCATTCATGGGCAAAATGTGAGCTGGTtctgataagaaaataaaatagtttagtTACATTTTGAGCGTCCTTTTGTGTGGCAAAATTCAATGGCGGGAAAAGTGTGTAGGCTTAATACTTCATGCACAAATTAACACGTAAAGCTTTAGAGAGTGGGAGCTTAAACAGGGAgcttaataaaatgatttcacTCACTTGATGTGACACCGCGTTGACCTCAATGAAGATGTTGTTGAAAACTGCGATGAGGAGATTAATGAGCAATATATTGGCAATCAACAGGTACATTGACATCGTGATTGGGGTAACCCAGTGTCCTGTGACACAGGGATCCTGCGATGGATCCTCACCGCACGGTGGGTCAATATCATCAGCAAATACCTCACCGTACAGCATAAAGTATGGCTGGAAATAAACCTATTTccccccaaaagaaaaatgtttattaaaatattattttattttaaagaaaagttaatcAATTTTGAGATCTTTGCGTGTAACTTACATCTCGCACCAATCGCCAATCAGCCTCGTTGTTGGGAAAGAGAATTGCTTGGCGGCTTACGCCAAAACTCATGAGGACAACCAGTAAGAGgacaacaaaataaatcatattctTCACCATTTTTCCCATCATTGTAACGAGAGGTCCTGTAGAGTAGAGgaataaaaatgctttttgttaaaaatttaaaagaataaataaatgcaaTATGATTAGttggaattaaataaatttaataaaaatttatccccGAAATTAAAggtaatatataattttacaatCATCCCCTgtcaaaatgtaatttaaataaaaattgaatggatttattaatcaaatgagcagaaattttaaaatcaaatttattataatttttgaacTCATATCTGACATTTATCGCAATTAAGCCTCggagaaagttttatttaattagcaaGTTAATTCCCAAACATTTCTTTAGACAAAAACCtatcattaattaaaagttctaaagttCCCTACATGTCAGCAAAAAATGCGTTAatacattacaaaaaaaatctaatttaattacCGAGATATTTATTGACGCCGAGAATATTGAGAATCCTGAGGTACCAATAAATGCTGTCAACGCAATAAATCACCCTCCCAATATCCATTGTATTTGGCCTAAAGCGAAGCACGAGTCCgatcatgaagaaaattatggcAGCCGCATCGCAAGGATTCCACATATTCCATGCCCAGACGGAGAATTTGTGCCTAAGAAAAAACATCGTttatacaagaaaattaagaaggtaattttttaagttaaaaagttttctttttttctgcactttCTCCCTTCAAAGAAAGTTAGAAAAGTATCTTCTTCGCTCAACAAGAAGACTGCGAAAGGTTGAATCCCCCCTCTAATTATACTTACGTTATTGCTACAGGTTCAGATGATATAATTTCACGTATCTTTTCACAGCCAAGCGTCGTTATGTAAGCAATTGAGTAAACCTCCTGCCAATTAGGTTGTTTCTCCATTTTTACAAGAACAGTGTACGTGAAGAGCACCAAGAAGAACACGTACGCTAActgtgaaagaattttaaatttcattcataatcCACTCACCCGCTCTGTGCGGGGAAAGGGAGCAAATTACAAGAGAAGATTCCAAACTAATTGaggaagaactttttttttacaataaacttTAGCAGAGCTTTTAGCTACAAGAAAAGTAAGTTAAGTAAGttaaattcacttaatttttaaatttaaattcacttggatgaaattttgagattttctcgttgaaatatttctttttttaataagagagaaaatgtttaaaaaatatttaaagacaataatattaaaattatttctcctaACTTTTGGTTAAATTaatcaacataaaataataaaaaaatactaaccGAATCTGCCCAGAATTTAGTAATGGGTGCTGTGTAGAattcatagattttcttctttaatttaagCGGACGGTGCTGCTTAATGTCATAATCATAAGATAGTTGCATGTAGTCCTTTTGATGCATTCCCGCATCGGAGTCTGTGAGTGAAACctaaaaacacattttaatagttttatcTTTCAGTTTGACTTTTCCGTTCCCTTTAAAAgctttgtggaaaattaatctaaTATCTACAGTTTCACCTACTTTtgtaaaaagaagtttataaaacatttaaaagtcttttataaaaaaaaaaataaaacattgtgaataaattctctatttaatcaatataaaaaattttcttcttgctcatttctttttttctttcatctacTAAACAAAGAAA is part of the Lutzomyia longipalpis isolate SR_M1_2022 chromosome 3, ASM2433408v1 genome and harbors:
- the LOC129793147 gene encoding transient receptor potential cation channel trpm isoform X1, with the protein product MTKGFRDTSVGKKLKFIRKVNPWCIFSSLMELSARDLSKEQHTPRSWIEANFQKRECIKFIPNPKDEERCCCGQARLTHPVLAGVDVGSPTDVWVPFKHTRSHPTDAYGTIEFQGGAHPTKAQYVRLSYDTRPELLVQLFTREWNLELPKLLITVQGGKANFELQPKLKKEIRKGLLKAARTTGAWIFTGGTNTGVTKQVGDALLLEGQQRTGRVVSIGIAPWGIVERNHELLGHNRDVPCHSISSPRSKLAVLNNRHAYFLLVDNGTQGKYGAEIILRRKLEKHISNLKLHPFTHSSTPVVCLVIEGGTNTIRAVLEYVTDTPPVPVVVCDGSGRAADLIAFVHKYATDGEEQTVLESMRDYLLNTIQKTFEVTIDQAECLYQELLQCTRNKNLITVFRIQDRPEGDVQELDQTILTALFKSQHLSPPEQLSLALTWNRADIARTEIFVYGQEWPPGALDEAMMQALEHDRIDFVKLLLENGVSMRKFLTIPRLEELYNTKHGPANTLGYILRDVRPHIPKGYIYTLHDIGLVINKLMGGAYRSYYTRRKFRPIYAKVMNSYVNTHRKSSTFQRHAGANSMSLVTGLLPFTSEMALFEFPFNELLIWAVLTKRHEMALLMWTHGEEALAKSLVACKLYKAMAHEAAEDDLDTEIYEELRSYAKEFETRGLKLLDFCHRQDGERTQRLLTCELNSWSSQSCLSLAVAANHRPLLAHPCSQVILADLWMGGLRTRKNTNLKVILGLLCPPFIKKLDFKSKEELQSMPQTEEEHLENQNLDYEDREKGHTNDAEALLSDTYSMRDTKVHENGKVSLTDSDAGMHQKDYMQLSYDYDIKQHRPLKLKKKIYEFYTAPITKFWADSLAYVFFLVLFTYTVLVKMEKQPNWQEVYSIAYITTLGCEKIREIISSEPVAITHKFSVWAWNMWNPCDAAAIIFFMIGLVLRFRPNTMDIGRVIYCVDSIYWYLRILNILGVNKYLGPLVTMMGKMVKNMIYFVVLLLVVLMSFGVSRQAILFPNNEADWRLVRDVYFQPYFMLYGEVFADDIDPPCGEDPSQDPCVTGHWVTPITMSMYLLIANILLINLLIAVFNNIFIEVNAVSHQVWMFQRFTVVMEYQLKPVLPPPLIAFCHIYSLLKYFVRKAKGLQGPRDNGLKLFLEREDMERLYDFEEECIEGYFREQDVALLQSTEERIKSTTDRVENMSQKIEDINQKENLQTATVQSIEFRLRKMEESAEQILSHLAVIHRFMSTHTSINSETLPMGLPRQDSRTRTTSENETAATLNLNPRRKFNRSLTEVRPDAYIFDDGLHFEVRPVPEESEVARSRDTLTEATLARKVSTQSDDSDIFGEGGGTVASKPITIEVPRKPPILNVVRQETTSTESHDTLTPIETSDAHTLIGEGLSAEDIVDINYDGSKPRAARRRNSSSGRRNSESCSNYDVKCSQNSLHLGMSRRQLSLTQSEPESNEPPAKPIVKHSRNLLLAIHTEYTSITDELESVCHMLASPTTSIPGFERPKNVNELSNPEFAALLEKQHLKECEENDYVMLERLLAARGSLEETDESLEASLDQPHRRILRRETAVELPVTPSKSIRSIPPIASAEGEVDREGGTAEAAAVPTATIRSISIEQQATFSRQHSPQTAVPRTDFLNPITSLMETRIFKKSSESLQKNSSTDTEYSLQPYRVIKQSSNETNTSLTSSVNIDNASLANDSLDVEGSAPTEGEDIKPSPSRRGQFLMGAVSSGAAFLRKQFSIEKSHRIDPDAHSFSTPMPISEDTEDSTKESPKFLTCRTGKSVVTAKESSSSTESRDERQIPTITTNVVQDEIARLSSNIKSSTDEEKEAPFNETMC